The segment ccaccccatgtaatgcaacataatatcatacatgtatgcagAAATGTCATGCTCAAAAACAGTTATACAtaatacaggggtatttcagtcaattTACTTCACAGGGGTATATTCGTTATTTCATCAGTATAGGGTCTAAGTATacttatcgacccaacagtaggtccacagtcgtcttaggtgacccatgcaaccttaatagtcaaataGTGATAATGGGCCTTCAgcccatattgcgggcccatgtAGGCCCATACTCTTATATGGCCCacttagcccagaaatggccttaatCGTGTAGTTTACATAGCCTGGCCCACAATCTACCACACTTTTGTGCGATTTTTCCACATACATGACGTACGATCAGTCTTTATTCATTAGGGTTAACACTCTCTTAACAACTCTTAAATCCCAACCGGTAGCTATTACCTACCTCGACTAGACGAAGATGGTTTATCTGCCTTAAACTGCTAGTTAGGATGAACTTTTAGATCCTTGATAAACTCTGCATTATGATTGCATCCTGTTAACCAATACCATAATGCGAATATGTTGAACCAAGTGAAACAACTTACCGAAACATAGAACCAAAAAAGTAGATAAAAGTAGACGGCCTACAATAACACACCCACAATCGAGGTACGTGATGGACTATCACACCCCTGTCAGAGACAACAAATAAAGATAGTTTAGAGGAGAATGCTATTACGACAGAGagaaaagaaatgggaaaaaataaCCGAGAATCCAAAGAAGTAGTGATAGCAACCACAAGATTCGGCTATAAGCCGAGAAGAACCAATTTACCTAAATTAAACGCAAGGAGATTTAGCTTCAAGAGAAGAGAGTGTTCGGCTAGCAAGGAAAAGCAAAGATGTCGGCTTAGAACCCAAATGAAAGAGGGCCGGTAGAGATTCGGCAAGGCTATGGGGATAGAAGAAAGTATTCGGTCAAAATAGAAGTAGTTgagagaagaaaataaatgactAAACAAGAGGGATATCGCCtaaagagaaaaagagaaaaaagaaagctGCCTAATCGGCACAAGCAAAGAACAAGCCTCCAAAAGACCAGAATGCTCAAGGAAAACTCAATTACTACACAACCAACACtcagaagagaagaaaaagaaaagaagcaaaGCCAGCCGAGAGCCAAAAACTAGAAACCAATCGGCATCAAGGGTACATGATCCTATGACTGAATTGGTACAAGGGAGACTCCCACATTCGGCCAACTACTACCTCTTCCCCCACTCCTTTATCCACTCCCCCTATCTCTCCCTGAATCTCTCCTCTTTTTCCTCACTTGACAGATTCAAACTTCCTCAACTACTCCTTACATGTCTAACCACTAGAGTCCCAATGCCATCCAACTACCTACACGACTGTTTGAAAAAAGGGACTCTCTTGCGTGCAACAAGACTCAAACTCCAGTCCCTTCGCATAGAAACATGCCATTGACCACTAGACCAACAAGCCTTTTTCTGACATGCAACCCTATCATAATTTTAAGAAGattactataaaaaaaaaagggtttattCAAGTAAGAGCAAAAATtgctcaagccaaggcttgaacccaagacttcccaAACACTTCTATAGTACCAAGCCACTGAGGTAACCATACATCCACATCGCATGCACACAAAAGAAATTTTAACAGGATTTTTAGGATTTGGGGCTTTATAATTCTACCcttcttaaataaaattttagcctcaaaatttacctagtCAGAATAGGTGAGGTTATTGTTGTCGCAtcgtctcctcgggttcccacgtagcctcctcaGAACTATGGTTCCGCCAAAGAACTCTCACTAATGGGATTGATTTCTTTCTTAAGACTTTCACTTCATGATCTAAAATCTGAACTGGATCTTCCTCGAAAGTCAGATCTGGTTTAACTTCAATCTCCTCAACCAGTACAACATGTAAAAGATCAGAAAGGTAGCGTCTCAGCATAGAGacatagaacacattatgaatctgcTCTAAttctggaggtagctctaactggtaGGCAACTGGTTCTACTCGCCTCAGTatttggtaaggcccaataaatcttgggctcaacttgcccttacgcctAAATTTCAGCACTTTTTCCATGGTGGGACTTTCAAAAAGACAAAatctcccacagaatactcaatttctttacacttcagatccgcataagacttctgtctgttTGATGCTGCCTTTAGTCGATCCCGAATTAATCTGAATTTATCCTAGGTATCAGATACTAGCTTAGGACCCAGAACACGTCACTCACCAAACTCAATCCAACATGACAGAGTGCGACACCTATGACCATATagtgcttcgtaaggtgccatctgtgtgacaacccaaattagggcctaatcggaatagtggtttcgtgaccacaaatccgagatagaaataattgttttataattatttttgggtttatgatatgatttcatgatttcgtgaaagtttcgtgatgaaattctgtgcatttcgcgcttaagttgagattagggactaaattaaataaattgtaaaactcgtgttttagaagtttttagtatgaaattgctttgggatattaactaggaggtgttaaatagcaatttgacccattcttaagttatggacaaaagttggacatggagggaatttttttgaaagtttagtagtaagggcattttggtcatttgtatattaaatgaaataaaatgggaaaaataacacaaaattggttatcatcttcattagttgctgccgaaaattgctctcctccatagctagggtttcttcaactttcaagcttcatagtaagtgatttcaagccccgtttttaatgttcttcacatttttgaaatccttgtagctcggtttacttatttctaccattagttcgagttagggtttatgtttaaaaatttacccatgaatgataggcatgtattttgttatttgatggtagaatatgaatgtttgaagttaggagaacgatcttttctaagcaatttttaacgaaaacgagcaaaacggcataatcgataaaaataccattgttcataactatgtgttagagtgagaatttgatgtttccatagaagagaaaaatgatcagtaggtcattaaacataagaataaggcctgaaattaaattttcgagccttggggcaaaattgtaattttgtaaaagttagggggaaaatgtaatttttgtataatgtgatttttggattaaaataaatagttcgagtgttaaattAGCTAAATATGttgatatagatcaagaaaggcatggaatcgacctcgaacgggggaaggagaaagttttggactaaattgcaaaattcccatattttgcaccgaggtaaggttgtatgtaaataatacattaatttcatttacattcttatatttcagcctattatatatatattagatgatgttgaagtataaatcgactattggaagaatggaaataagtaatagagagagagatcccggttgaacatttgaaaaaatcgaataaaatagagggagtgtagctaggtcacatgtatggtgccgagtgcacatcatgtgtacaagaaggctacgagatactatatagtatctaggtcacatgtgtgatacgggat is part of the Gossypium arboreum isolate Shixiya-1 chromosome 5, ASM2569848v2, whole genome shotgun sequence genome and harbors:
- the LOC108471595 gene encoding uncharacterized protein LOC108471595; this encodes MEKVLKFRRKGKLSPRFIGPYQILRRVEPVAYQLELPPELEQIHNVFYVSMLRRYLSDLLHVVLVEEIEVKPDLTFEEDPVQILDHEVKVLRKKSIPLVRVLWRNHSSEEATWEPEETMRQQ